In Hasllibacter sp. MH4015, the following proteins share a genomic window:
- a CDS encoding ABC transporter ATP-binding protein: MGEIELRAVEKWYGDVQVIKGIDLVVEDGEFVIFVGPSGCGKSTLLRMIAGLEETSRGQVIIDGRDATAEPPSKRGLAMVFQSYALYPHMSVAENMGFSLKTAGASKAEQDEKVAEAARALRLEDYLGRRPKDLSGGQRQRVAIGRSIVRDPTAFLFDEPLSNLDAALRVEMRYEIAKLHQQLKSSMVYVTHDQVEAMTLADRIVVLSAGLIEQVGTPKALYDTPDNLFVAQFIGSPKMNVIDLPCADLRLSGEPAGAAHLGIRPEAISIGDAGAGDVDGVVDVAEYLGADIFLIVDCGAAGKLTVRIDGESTLRPGDRVGLHFTPDKRHFFDASGHALR, encoded by the coding sequence ATGGGTGAGATCGAGCTGAGGGCGGTCGAGAAATGGTATGGCGATGTCCAGGTCATCAAGGGCATCGACTTGGTCGTGGAGGACGGCGAGTTCGTGATTTTCGTGGGGCCTTCGGGCTGCGGAAAATCCACGCTTCTGCGGATGATCGCGGGGCTGGAGGAGACATCGCGGGGGCAGGTCATCATCGACGGACGCGACGCCACGGCTGAGCCGCCCTCCAAGCGCGGATTGGCGATGGTGTTCCAGAGCTACGCGCTCTACCCGCATATGTCGGTGGCGGAGAATATGGGATTTTCGCTCAAGACGGCCGGGGCATCGAAGGCGGAGCAGGACGAGAAGGTGGCGGAAGCGGCCCGCGCCCTGCGCCTCGAGGACTATCTTGGGCGTCGGCCAAAGGACCTGTCGGGCGGGCAGCGACAGCGGGTGGCCATCGGGCGATCCATCGTGCGCGACCCGACGGCGTTTTTGTTCGACGAGCCGCTCTCAAACCTCGACGCCGCGTTGCGGGTGGAAATGCGCTACGAGATCGCGAAACTGCACCAACAGCTGAAATCGTCGATGGTCTACGTGACCCATGACCAGGTGGAGGCGATGACGCTGGCCGACCGGATCGTGGTTCTGTCCGCGGGATTGATCGAGCAGGTCGGCACGCCGAAGGCGCTTTACGATACGCCCGACAACCTGTTCGTGGCGCAATTCATCGGCTCGCCGAAGATGAACGTGATCGACCTGCCCTGTGCGGATCTGCGTCTGTCGGGCGAGCCGGCGGGCGCGGCCCATCTGGGCATCCGGCCCGAGGCCATTTCAATCGGCGATGCGGGGGCAGGCGACGTGGATGGTGTGGTCGATGTGGCGGAATATCTGGGGGCGGATATCTTCCTGATCGTCGATTGCGGGGCGGCGGGCAAGCTGACCGTGCGGATCGACGGGGAAAGCACGCTGCGCCCGGGGGATAGGGTCGGGCTGCACTTCACCCCGGACAAACGCCACTTTTTCGACGCAAGCGGCCACGCCCTGCGTTAG
- the hisD gene encoding histidinol dehydrogenase has product MAEYLKRGKPADERAEDDAKVRGIVEGILGDIEARGDAAVKELSAKFDGYEPQAFRLSASEIEAAMQKVTTREMDDIRFAQTQIRRFAEAQRASMTDIEVETMPGVILGHKNIPVNSVGCYVPGGKFPMVASAHMSVLTAKVAGVKRVVASAPPVKGAPHPAIVAAMHEGGADEILVLGGVQAVGAMAIGTESIKPVDMLVGPGNAFVAEAKRQLFGRVGIDLFAGPTETCVIADETVDAEMCATDLLGQAEHGYNSPAVLITNSRKLAEATMAEIDRILEILPTAETARVSWEEYGEIILCESYEEMLEVSEDIASEHIQVMTDRDDWFLENMTNYGALFLGPRTNVANGDKVIGTNHTLPTKKAGRYTGGLWVGKFIKTHSYQRVVTDEAATLVGEYGSRLCMLEGFVGHAEQCNVRVRRYGGINVPYGEGAPYRDAAE; this is encoded by the coding sequence ATGGCAGAGTATCTGAAACGCGGCAAACCCGCCGACGAACGCGCGGAAGACGACGCCAAGGTGCGCGGCATCGTCGAAGGTATCCTTGGCGATATCGAGGCGCGTGGCGATGCAGCGGTCAAGGAGTTGTCCGCGAAATTCGATGGCTACGAGCCGCAGGCCTTCCGCCTGAGCGCGTCCGAGATCGAGGCGGCGATGCAGAAGGTCACGACGCGCGAGATGGACGATATCCGCTTCGCCCAGACCCAGATCCGCCGATTTGCCGAAGCGCAGCGCGCCTCCATGACCGATATCGAGGTGGAAACGATGCCCGGCGTGATCCTGGGTCACAAGAATATCCCGGTGAATTCCGTGGGCTGCTATGTTCCGGGTGGCAAGTTCCCGATGGTCGCCTCCGCCCATATGTCGGTGCTGACGGCGAAGGTGGCGGGCGTGAAGCGCGTCGTCGCCTCCGCCCCGCCGGTGAAGGGCGCGCCGCATCCCGCGATCGTGGCGGCGATGCATGAGGGCGGCGCGGACGAGATCCTCGTTCTTGGCGGGGTGCAGGCGGTGGGCGCGATGGCGATCGGCACCGAAAGCATCAAGCCGGTCGATATGCTGGTCGGTCCCGGCAATGCCTTTGTCGCGGAGGCCAAGCGGCAATTGTTCGGGCGCGTGGGGATCGACCTTTTCGCAGGGCCGACGGAGACCTGCGTAATCGCCGATGAAACGGTGGATGCGGAAATGTGTGCCACCGACCTGCTGGGGCAGGCGGAACACGGCTATAACTCGCCCGCCGTTCTCATCACCAATTCCCGCAAATTGGCCGAGGCGACGATGGCGGAGATTGACCGCATCCTCGAGATCCTGCCCACGGCAGAGACCGCGCGGGTGTCCTGGGAGGAATACGGCGAGATCATCCTTTGCGAGTCCTACGAGGAGATGCTGGAGGTCAGCGAAGACATCGCGTCGGAGCATATCCAGGTGATGACGGACCGGGACGATTGGTTCCTTGAGAACATGACCAATTACGGCGCGCTGTTCCTGGGGCCGCGCACCAACGTGGCCAATGGCGACAAGGTGATCGGCACGAACCACACGCTGCCCACGAAAAAGGCCGGGCGCTATACCGGCGGGCTGTGGGTCGGCAAGTTCATCAAGACCCATTCCTATCAGCGGGTCGTGACCGATGAGGCGGCGACGCTGGTGGGCGAATACGGCTCTCGCCTGTGCATGTTGGAGGGGTTTGTGGGTCACGCGGAGCAGTGCAATGTCCGCGTCCGGCGGTATGGCGGGATCAATGTGCCCTACGGTGAGGGCGCGCCCTATAGGGACGCGGCGGAGTAG